The Onychomys torridus chromosome 2, mOncTor1.1, whole genome shotgun sequence sequence CTGCTTTATNNNNNNNNNNNNNNNNNNNNNNNNNNNNNNNNNNNNNNNNNNNNNNNNNNNNNNNNNNNNNNNNNNNNNNNNNNNNNNNNNNNNNNNNNNNNNNNNNNNNNNNNNNNNNNNNNNNNNNNNNNNNNNNNNNNNNNNNNNNNNNNNNNNNNNNNNNNNNNNNNNNNNNNNNNNNNNNNNNNNNNNNNNNNNNNNNNNNNNNNNNNNNNNNNNNNNNNNNNNNNNNNNNNNNNNNNNNNNNNNNNNNNNNNNNNNNNNNNNNNNNNNNNNNNNNNNNNNNNNNNNNNNNNNNNNNNNNNNNNNNNNNNNNNNNNNNNNNNNNNNNNNNNNNNNNNNNNNNNNNNNNNNNNNNNNNNNNNNNNNNNNNNNNNNNNNNNNNNNNNNNNNNNNNNNNNNNNNNNNNNNNNNNNNNNNNNNNNNNNNNNNNNNNNNNNNNNNNNNNNNNNNNNNNNNNNNNNNNNNNNNNNNNNNNNNNNNNNNNNNNNNNNNNNNNNNNNNNNNNNNNNNNNNNNNNNNNNNNNNNNNNNNNNNNNNNNNNNNNNNNNNNNNNNNNNNNNNNNNNNNNNNNNNNNNNNNNNNNNNNNNNNNNNNNNNNNNNNNNNNNNNNNNNNNNNNNNNNNNNNNNNNNNNNNNNNNNNNNNNNNNNNNNNNNNNNNNNNNNNNNNNNNNNNNNNNNNNNNNNNNNNNNNNNNNNNNNNNNNNNNNNNNNNNNNNNNNNNNNNNNNNNNNNNNNNNNNNNNNNNNNNNNNNNNNNNNNNNNNNNNNNNNNNNNNNNNNNNNNNNNNNNNNNNNNNNNNNNNNNNNNNNNNNNNNNNNNNNNNNNNNNNNNNNNNNNNNNNNNNNNNNNNNNNNNNNNNNNNNNNNNNNNNNNNNNNNNNNNNNNNNNNNNNNNNNNNNNNNNNNNNNNNNNNNNNNNNNNNNNNNNNNNNNNNNNNNNNNNNNNNNNNNNNNNNNNNNNNNNNNNNNNNNNNNNNNNNNNNNNNNNNNNNNNNNNNNNNNNNNNCCTCTCCTCCGAAGGTCCTATTCCAGGCCATCGCAGGAGAAGAGCGCCATGGATCGTGTGGAGCCATGTCTTCCAAGGCGAAAATGATGAGCTGACCACTGAAAACCCACCGAGAAGGCCAAGAGCTCAGGCACCCCACAGGTCACCCCTGTCCCACTGGAAGGAGCACCTCGGGATATTGACAAATGTAGGAAACCCAACAAGAATCACAGACTACACAAAGAGCCACACCAGATAGAGGAAGCACATGAGCTGTGATCCCCTGGctcccagcctgggcctggataCCCAGCAGGTGGCTTCTGGAACTTGCCAGTGCCTTGTGGTCGCCCTGCACTTGATTCAACTTCCAAAGCCTTGTCAGTTCCGGGGTTGCATGTCCCTTTCCCATCCTTGTTGCGTGTTTGGAGTTGTTGGCAGTTGGGAGACACCGGTGCTTTGCCCACTCTCAATCTTCTTGAAAACCACCTGTGCAGGTGCTGCTGTCGTGCCTGAGGTCAGCGTCTGGCAGTAGAGGGTCTGCGGTTGGGACCGGAGCCTTGAAGTTGTCTGGGGAAGAGGCAAAGGCTGCTGAGTGGGGCtgactgactcctggtgtctcctGTCCTAGCCAGGGAAGGGTCAGAGGCGGAGGGACAGAAGCCCTCCCTCAGGGAACACTGCTGGTGGTGTGAAGAAGGGCCCATGAGGCCCTGGGAACCCCTACAGCCTGCTGGGCGAACAGCGGGTTCAGGTTTCTCTTCACTGCTTCCCAGCAAACCTCCAACAGAGTCACCAGGCTCCACCAACTCAAACAGCAGAGAAGGACTTGGAGCATCAGGCCGGCAAGAGGAGCCAAGGCCAACGCTGTGAAACCATACAGCTAAAGACCGCAGAGATCTGAAGAAACCTttcaagagagaatgagggagagatcCATATAGAAGAGGACATCATGATAATccgggtgggggtgggcaggggctgGGCCGGGCGGCTGGAGTCACGGGGAGGGGTGTTCAAACTCGTATTTGGGTTCCAGAGGGAGACAGGCTCTGAGGAGCACGGGAGACTGGGTCAATTCCATAAAGCACGCTGAGGCAGAGCAAGGGGCTATCTCTCCGACAGGAAATGCCATTGGGCAGAGTGTGTGGTTCaagcagaagaaggcagagtgctaGCTGCCCAGCAGGAGCTCAGTCGTCCTGCATCAAGTCCCTGTGGGCTGAAGCCCGCGCGCTCCCGCTGCCGCGCGCGCACGGGGCGAGCCCTGACCCCTGCCCTCTTTGGGACCCTCTTCCTTTCCTGGCCAAGCTCTCCACTTTCCCACCCCCGCTTCCTTCTTCCCCAGGTTCCCAGCTCCTGCAGGTGAGCAGGAAGGCGAGCGCGTCCCAGACACACCACTCGGAGGGAGGTTGAGACCAGGGGAAACCATACCAAACACAGTGGGACTCCCTGGGATTTGAGCCCCTACATTTTGCCCCGCAATGTGTCCTCTGTCCAAGCGAGTCCCTGTGGACTTGGGTTCCAAGCCCCCGTGGGTCGTACCCGCGGAGCGCAGGCAGGACGAGGCCGGCGATGGATCGTTCGGGCTCCTGTGTGGCGCTCCACTTCGGGCGAAGCGACGAGCCTGGTCAGCCAGAACCCAAACAGTGCTGGAGCCTTCAGCCTGCACTATTAAAGTAGAAACCAACACTCCAGGCTCAATGGGTCTGCGGCCTTGCTTTGCGCGCGCGCGCTCCCTGCCGGCCAGCTCCGGAATCCTTCCGCTTGGGCATGGTGCCTGTGCTTCCCCTCCTGCTGGGAGCGATGCTGGGCTGCAGCCCAGCCTGCTCACTTGACAGGGGTGCATCTCAGAGCCTGCACCTGCAGCTCAGGGAAAGCGCCAGGTTGTTAGGGCAGCTGAAACGCCTGCCGGGCCACCAGTGCCTGCAGGACAGAACGGATTTCAGATGTCCCTGGAAGAACGGGCGGCTCACccgagggaagcagagagaagatgcCACCTGTTGCCTCTCTGAGATGCTCAGGCAGGTCCTCCACCTCTTCgggacagaggccagcagagatgCCTGGGCAGAGAGGCCGCTTGGGCAACTTGTCACTAGTCTGTTGAGTGGCCTGGAAGCGCTGGAAGGGAGAGCAGCGGAGCCCAGCGCGTCCTGTGCGCCTCCTTTGGACATGGCCATCCGCACCTACTTTTTGGGAATCTCCCGCTATCTCAAGGGAAAGGGATACAGCCCTTGCTCCTGGGAGATCGTGAGAGCGGAAATGCAAGTGGCCCTTTCCACATTCCCAGTGCCTGCAGAGAAAAGCCCCAAGAAGAGAAGAAGGTCCATGTAGGAATCCCCGCTAATGGTACATCAGGACACCAGCATCCATGTCTTTGAAGCATCCCTTCCACGACGCTCTACGAATGGGAGACTCAAGGGCTGGGTCTGCCATAAGCACATCTGTTTCCTAGTAAAGCTGTGATTCCAAATCTTCTCGATCCGTTTCCATTCCTGCTTGGGGTCGGGCCCCAGCCACGGGTGGGAAAGGTTTTTCCAGGTGGCAGCATGCATTGAAGCTCAGCGggtcctggcttccttctgttAGCTAGGATCTCAGGAGTCTTGAGTCTGGAGGTAGAAGGCTGCCTCCTCTTTGCTCAACGAAAGGGCCCTAGGGAGAGGGATTGCCAAGCCCATGGATGAATGCTGCTGGCGCGGCCCTCTGGCAAGCCCTGGGGCTCGCGGGTCTCCCTGCCTTGGAAGACACGGTGCCAAATGTGTCCCTGGTGTTGGCAGGGTGGGTGGCCTTCTCTCCAGGAGGACAAAGGGTCCAGCGATTCACTTGGGGTGGTGACTAGACCATCCTAAGACTCCAGGAGAGAAACATGGACTCTGCCCTGTTGGGTCAGCCTGCTTCTGTTCTCACAGGACAGTAGTGCCTTGCGCTTCTCAGCCCAGGGCAAGCCACTGggtgagaggaggcaggaggaggcaagGGTAGGAACACGGAATCCCTTCCTGGTCACCCTCTGCGTGTCCCCGCTGCCTGCCAGGGTGGTCAGCCCTGCCTCTTGTGCTTCCATTTCCTTTATCCTCTGGAGACACACAGGTGCATAAAAGAGCACTGTGGTCCTGGTTTGGAGAGTGAGACTCCCAGAAGATGTCAGTTATTCAAGTTCCCAGACTCTAGGCGACATTCAAGAAGTACTGCACTAGATAGGGTCAGGAAGGGATCTAGGCTgttgagtgcaggtgtgtgtgtgtgtgtgtgtgtgtgtgtgtgtgtgtgtgtgtgtgtgtgtttggtgtgttgGAGGTGCCAGTCCACCCAAAAGCTGCGAATACAGCTGACCCAAAGGCCCCAGGTTGTGGGGGAGGAATGCCCGATCATGTTAGACAGCACACTGTCCGGCCAGGCGGCCTTGCCTTCTTCACCGGACTCCTTCTCccaaaaaacagggctggggtgCTTAGAGTCAGCAGGGTGCACTGGGAAGATTCCTGGCAAACTCCCGAGGCTCTCCTCTGGGTACCCAGTTCTTGGTCTTGCTGCCGGTGCCTACTGAGTTCCACGGAGAAGTGAAGGCTGACTTCTGGTCTCCTAGCCTCTGTCCCCAGCTGCCTTCTCCACAGCCAGGTCACATTCACCTCCCAGGCTCCCCTTACTCATCCATTCCCCACAAGAagaagagttccaagacaggacAGCAGGCTCAAGACAGGGCTGGAAACACACCCCTGAGAAGTGTGCTCACAGAACTTTTCTATGAGATCCTGGTGAGGGGTGCTGCAGAGCCTAGGCTTCCTCTCCTCCGAAGGTCCTATTCCAGGCCATCGCAGGAGAACAGAGCCATGGGTCATGTGGAGCCATGTCTTCCAAGGCGAAAATGATGAGCTGACCACTGAAAACCCACCGAGAAGCCCAAGAGCTCAGGCGCCCCACAGGTCAGCCCTGTCCCACTGGAAGGAGCACCTTGGGATATTGACAAATGTAGGAAACCCAACAAGAATCACAGACTACACAAAGAGCCACACCAGATAGAGGAAGCCCATGAGCTGTGATTCTCCTGCTCTTA is a genomic window containing:
- the LOC118577919 gene encoding interferon tau-11-like, with protein sequence MVPVLPLLLGAMLGCSPACSLDRGASQSLHLQLRESARLLGQLKRLPGHQCLQDRTDFRCPWKNGRLTRGKQREDATCCLSEMLRQVLHLFGTEASRDAWAERPLGQLVTSLLSGLEALEGRAAEPSASCAPPLDMAIRTYFLGISRYLKGKGYSPCSWEIVRAEMQVALSTFPVPAEKSPKKRRRSM